The following are from one region of the Stigmatopora argus isolate UIUO_Sarg chromosome 9, RoL_Sarg_1.0, whole genome shotgun sequence genome:
- the slc43a3b gene encoding solute carrier family 43 member 3b, giving the protein MNCQNNLRRGLTFVTGLLECLCFAGIVFGWASLVFILKNDGYFNYLCVNATSINGSQVLDCSGQDEQFSLVFTIASFMNNFITVASGFIFDHFGTTVARLLGIAFHTLGTLMVAFSNSGLAVLLFPALSFIAVGGIMLLLTNMQVGNLFGSHRSTVITLYNGAFDSSSALFLIIKLVYESGISLFACFLFLSACSVIHVLRTLFLFPRTFIPYPLPDGFTYGLSCGKSNAARESMTEDSQRKAEMEQIAKKAPVKPEKTLRECVLSRLFIWHVVWLSVIQLRHYLFIGTLNPTLVKLTDGEPSLVSRYINAFAFTQLCGVLCAPWNGLIMDRNKRKARVEGMSERESDLNSSVLSLFLTSLMALVFSICAATPLLHLQYFTFIIQVLNRSFLYGGNAAFLSVAFPSCHFGKLYGLIMALSAIVSLLQYACFALVKSVLDGDPLYVNIGLTLIILLAFVHPLSVYLHCRGLASQRALGRL; this is encoded by the exons ATGAACTGTCAAAATAATTTGCGACGGGGCCTCACCTTCGTTACGGGCTTGCTGGAATGCCTGTGTTTTGCCGGCATCGTGTTTGGGTGGGCCTCATTGGTTTTCATCCTCAAGAACGATGGTTACTTCAACTATCTGTGCGTCAACGCCACATCAATCAATGGTTCACAGGTCTTAG ATTGCAGTGGACAGGACGAGCAGTTTTCCCTGGTCTTCACCATTGCGTCCTTCATGAACAATTTCATCACGGTGGCCAGCGGTTTCATTTTCGACCACTTTGGCACCACCGTGGCTCGACTCTTGGGAAT agcttttcacacattggGCACATTGATGGTGGCCTTCTCAAATTCAG GCCTAGCCGTCCTGCTTTTCCCAGCTCTTTCCTTCATAGCCGTGGGCGGCATCATGTTGCTCCTCACCAACATGCAG GTAGGGAACCTTTTCGGAAGTCATCGTTCAACCGTCATCACTCTTTACAACGGGGCCTTTGACTCTTCTTCAGCACTCTTCTTAATCATCAAG TTGGTATACGAGTCTGGCATCTCTCTATTTGCCTGTTTCCTGTTCCTGTCCGCCTGCAGCGTCATCCATGTGTTGAGGACTTTATTCCTCTTTCCCAGAACATTCATCCCATACCCGCTACCCGATGGTTTTACATACGG GTTATCCTGCGGCAAATCAAATGCTGCCAGGGAGTCCATGACTGAGGACTCACAAAGAAAGGCAGAGATGGAGCAAATTGCAAAGAAAGCTCCCGTAAAACCAG AGAAAACCCTACGTGAGTGCGTCCTGTCTAGATTATTCATATGGCACGTGGTCTGGCTATCCGTAATCCAGTTGAGACATTATCTGTTTATCGGAACCCTCAACCCCACACTTGTCAAGTTGACTGACGGGGAGCCTTCTCTTG TGAGCCGGTACATTAACGCTTTTGCCTTTACCCAACTCTGTGGGGTGTTGTGCGCACCCTGGAATGGCCTGATCATGGACAGAAACAAGCGCAAAGCCCGAGTGGAAG GTATGAGTGAACGAGAGTCGGACCTCAACTCCTCGGTTCTGTCTCTCTTCCTGACGTCACTGATGGCGTTAGTATTCTCAATCTGTGCTGCGACACCCCTTCTACACCTTCAGTACTTCACTTTCATCATCCAAGTTCTTAATCGCTCCTTCCTGTATGGCGGCAACGCGGCATTTCTCAGCGTGGC TTTCCCATCGTGCCACTTTGGGAAACTGTACGGCCTGATCATGGCTCTTTCGGCAATCGTGTCTTTGCTGCAATATGCCTGCTTTGCTTTGGTTAAATCGGTTCTGGATGGAGATCCTTTATAT GTGAACATCGGTCTGACGCTAATAATCCTGCTCGCCTTCGTCCACCCCCTGTCCGTCTATTTGCACTGTCGAGGCCTTGCGTCGCAACGAGCCTTGGGCCGACTGTGA
- the smtnl1 gene encoding smoothelin-like 1 isoform X1: protein MDGESVNRETPASSEETNQSSVNKQTDEPALVQSNEPREEEASVEVQVLSEETGEDPLPQARQEEAPPTESVTKATSEEDVEGGEKREEADPKDEVKKEEEGQTEKKDEANGSDDKIVEKQPETVKDEKQPETVKDEKQPETVKDEKQPETVKDEKQPETVKDEKQVKEKEKLKEAEKQGKAKRNPKVTPAPSRPRPSARSGRASKKSDIIAKFQQGAPETPLPRNFKIQKSSTAAATGASIKQRMLQWCRSKTQHYKGVNIENFSSSWSDGMAFCALVHRFFPDAFDYSALKPTEREKNFTLAFQTAESLADCWPLLEVPDMLMMGNHPDPMCVFTYVQALCHSLSKLEKEKKDKKEKEKKDKEEKEKEEKDKEEKEKEEKDKEEKEKEEKDKEEKEKEEKDKGEKDKEEKEKEEKDKGEKAKAQEEKVEDPGEEPSVDKEEAEHAGNGSLVSGQEENAKEEAAKGEELAQPES, encoded by the exons ATGGATGGAGAATCCGTTAACCGGGAGACGCCGGCGTCTTCGGAGGAGACAAATCAGTCGAGTGTCAACAAACAG ACAGACGAACCGGCGCTTGTGCAGAGTAACGAGCCGAGAGAGGAGGAGGCCTCGGTGGAAGTTCAGGTGCTAAGTGAGGAGACGGGGGAGGATCCACTACCGCAAGCGAGGCAGGAGGAGGCTCCTCCGACAGAAAGTGTCACCAAAGCCACTTCAGAAGAAGACGTAGAGGGTGGTGAAAAGAGAGAGGAAGCAGACCCTAAGGACGAGGTCAAAAAAGAGGAGGAGGGCCAGACCGAAAAGAAAGATGAAGCAAACGGAAGCGATGACAAGATTGTCGAAAAACAGCCAGAAACGGTAAAGGATGAAAAACAGCCAGAAACGGTAAAGGATGAAAAACAGCCAGAAACGGTAAAGGATGAAAAACAGCCAGAAACGGTAAAGGATGAAAAACAGCCAGAAACGGTAAAGGATGAAAAACAAGTCAAGGAGAAAGAAAAGCTtaaagaggctgaaaagcaaggaAAGGCCAAAAGAAACCCAAAAGTAACACCTGCTCCATCCCGTCCGAGACCCTCGGCTCGCTCCGGTCGAGCATCCAAAAAAAGCGACATCATCGCCAAATTTCAACAGGGGGCACCAGA GACACCCTTACCGCGCAACTTCAAAATTCAAAAGTCGTCCACGGCTGCGGCCACGGGGGCTTCTATCAAACAGAGGATGCTGCAGTGGTGTCGCAGCAAAACCCAACACTATAAG GGTGTCAACATAGAAAACTTCTCTTCATCTTGGAGTGACGGGATGGCGTTCTGCGCGCTGGTCCATCGCTTCTTCCCTGACGCTTTCGACTACAGTGCCTTGAAACCTACCGAAAGGGAGAAGAACTTTACGCTGGCTTTCCAGACTGCAGA GTCGCTGGCTGACTGCTGGCCTCTGCTGGAAGTGCCTGACATGCTCATGATGGGGAACCACCCTGATCCCATGTGCGTGTTCACCTACGTCCAAGCCCTCTGTCACAGCCTCTCCAAACTGGAGAAGGAAAAGAAAGATAAAAAGGAGAAGGAAAAGAAAGATAAagaggagaaggagaaagaagagaaagataaagaggagaaggagaaagaagagaaagataaagaggagaaggagaaagaagagaaagataaagaggagaaggagaaagaagAGAAAGATAAAGGGGAGAAAGATAAagaggagaaggagaaagaagAGAAAGATAAAGGGGAGAAAGCTAAAGCGCAGGAGGAGAAGGTGGAAGATCCTGGCGAAGAGCCGTCAGTGGACAAGGAAGAGGCTGAGCATGCTGGGAATGGCTCACTGGTGAGTGGTCAAGAGGAGAATGCCAAAGAAGAGgcagcaaagggagaagagttAGCGCAACCGGAGTCCTAG
- the smtnl1 gene encoding smoothelin-like 1 isoform X2, with protein sequence MDGESVNRETPASSEETNQSSVNKQTDEPALVQSNEPREEEASVEVQVLSEETGEDPLPQARQEEAPPTESVTKATSEEDVEGGEKREEADPKDEVKKEEEGQTEKKDEANGSDDKIDEKQPETVKDEKQPETVKDEKQPETVKDEKQVKEKEKLKEAEKQGKAKRNPKVTPAPSRPRPSARSGRASKKSDIIAKFQQGAPETPLPRNFKIQKSSTAAATGASIKQRMLQWCRSKTQHYKGVNIENFSSSWSDGMAFCALVHRFFPDAFDYSALKPTEREKNFTLAFQTAESLADCWPLLEVPDMLMMGNHPDPMCVFTYVQALCHSLSKLEKEKKDKKEKEKKDKEEKEKEEKDKEEKEKEEKDKEEKEKEEKDKEEKEKEEKDKGEKDKEEKEKEEKDKGEKAKAQEEKVEDPGEEPSVDKEEAEHAGNGSLVSGQEENAKEEAAKGEELAQPES encoded by the exons ATGGATGGAGAATCCGTTAACCGGGAGACGCCGGCGTCTTCGGAGGAGACAAATCAGTCGAGTGTCAACAAACAG ACAGACGAACCGGCGCTTGTGCAGAGTAACGAGCCGAGAGAGGAGGAGGCCTCGGTGGAAGTTCAGGTGCTAAGTGAGGAGACGGGGGAGGATCCACTACCGCAAGCGAGGCAGGAGGAGGCTCCTCCGACAGAAAGTGTCACCAAAGCCACTTCAGAAGAAGACGTAGAGGGTGGTGAAAAGAGAGAGGAAGCAGACCCTAAGGACGAGGTCAAAAAAGAGGAGGAGGGCCAGACCGAAAAGAAAGATGAAGCAAACGGAAGCGATGACAAGATT GATGAAAAACAGCCAGAAACGGTAAAGGATGAAAAACAGCCAGAAACGGTAAAGGATGAAAAACAGCCAGAAACGGTAAAGGATGAAAAACAAGTCAAGGAGAAAGAAAAGCTtaaagaggctgaaaagcaaggaAAGGCCAAAAGAAACCCAAAAGTAACACCTGCTCCATCCCGTCCGAGACCCTCGGCTCGCTCCGGTCGAGCATCCAAAAAAAGCGACATCATCGCCAAATTTCAACAGGGGGCACCAGA GACACCCTTACCGCGCAACTTCAAAATTCAAAAGTCGTCCACGGCTGCGGCCACGGGGGCTTCTATCAAACAGAGGATGCTGCAGTGGTGTCGCAGCAAAACCCAACACTATAAG GGTGTCAACATAGAAAACTTCTCTTCATCTTGGAGTGACGGGATGGCGTTCTGCGCGCTGGTCCATCGCTTCTTCCCTGACGCTTTCGACTACAGTGCCTTGAAACCTACCGAAAGGGAGAAGAACTTTACGCTGGCTTTCCAGACTGCAGA GTCGCTGGCTGACTGCTGGCCTCTGCTGGAAGTGCCTGACATGCTCATGATGGGGAACCACCCTGATCCCATGTGCGTGTTCACCTACGTCCAAGCCCTCTGTCACAGCCTCTCCAAACTGGAGAAGGAAAAGAAAGATAAAAAGGAGAAGGAAAAGAAAGATAAagaggagaaggagaaagaagagaaagataaagaggagaaggagaaagaagagaaagataaagaggagaaggagaaagaagagaaagataaagaggagaaggagaaagaagAGAAAGATAAAGGGGAGAAAGATAAagaggagaaggagaaagaagAGAAAGATAAAGGGGAGAAAGCTAAAGCGCAGGAGGAGAAGGTGGAAGATCCTGGCGAAGAGCCGTCAGTGGACAAGGAAGAGGCTGAGCATGCTGGGAATGGCTCACTGGTGAGTGGTCAAGAGGAGAATGCCAAAGAAGAGgcagcaaagggagaagagttAGCGCAACCGGAGTCCTAG
- the LOC144081958 gene encoding uncharacterized protein LOC144081958, giving the protein MATNMPTDSFTLEPQLLSIMGLLVKAAVVEIKKVFSENSASLRLQLNQSLKANENLRMKMKTMRSEICYLRLQSRSNRPGSLAAAFRANVSKIRSKTPPAHAFPRSAFPIVLKPPIIQESPSVPLHLAAETYSPYSKERPVGESPGIILIKEEEDIGLKSEPSESCDAFTNPPERMETVKSEPAECSSQTASNGELKIVNVHGRAHGPLKDEMQTLFATTDQKLFNSQDVNHDGFSSVLPSGDDKASLRSDQLDGIPSSQSNTSSHTVQYPRELNPSLPSHPVDTDSNSCGLYFSNCEEPAAHRASHAGEPHISCSMCGKSFASKATRAIHMRIHTGVKPYVCSICGKRFTQNGGLKIHLRTHSGEKPYTCVFCMASFNNPSNLRRHMITHSADGPSLQIN; this is encoded by the exons ATGGCCACAAACATGCCCACAGACAGTTTCACTCTCGAGCCGCAGCTTTTATCCATCATGGGTCTGCTAGTGAAAGCGGCTGTGGTGGAAATAAAGAAGGTGTTCTCGGAGAATTCGGCCTCCCTGCGCCTCCAACTCAACCAAAGCCTGAAGGCCAACGAAAACCTGAGAATGAAGATGAAAACAATGCGGAGCGAGATCTGCTACCTCCGCCTGCAGTCGAGGAGCAACCGGCCGGGGAGCTTGGCAGCCGCCTTCAGGGCAAACGTCAGCAAAATCCGGAGCAAAACGCCGCCGG CCCACGCATTTCCACGTTCTGCATTTCCAATCGTCTTAAAGCCTCCCATAATCCAAGAATCTCCTTCAGTTCCTCTGCACCTGGCAGCTGAGACATACTCTCCTTATTCtaaagag CGTCCAGTTGGAGAGAGCCCTGGTATCATCTTGATCAAAGAGGAAGAGGATATCGGACTAAAGAGCGAGCCGAGTGAAA GTTGTGACGCCTTCACAAATCCCCCTGAACGGATGGAGACGGTAAAGTCGGAGCCAGCTGAGTGTTCTTCTCAAACGGCAAGCAATGGGGAGCTGAAAATCGTTAACGTTCACGGGCGAGCTCACGGGCCCCTCAAGGATGAGATGCAAACTCTATTTGCCACGACGGACCAGAAACTTTTCAACTCGCAGGACGTCAACCATGACGGTTTCTCGAGCGTCCTCCCGAGTGGCGACGACAAAGCCTCGCTGAGGAGCGACCAACTGGATGGAATTCCCTCCTCCCAAAGTAACACATCCAGTCACACGGTCCAGTACCCCCGGGAGTTAAATCCCTCCTTGCCGTCTCACCCCGTCGACACGGATTCCAATTCCTGCGGCCTGTACTTCTCCAACTGCGAGGAGCCGGCGGCGCACCGCGCCAGCCACGCGGGGGAGCCGCACATTTCCTGCTCGATGTGCGGGAAATCATTCGCCAGCAAGGCCACGCGGGCCATCCACATGCGCATCCACACCGGAGTGAAGCCGTACGTGTGCTCCATTTGCGGGAAGCGCTTCACCCAGAACGGCGGCCTCAAAATCCACCTGAGGACACACTCTGGGGAGAAACCCTACACTTGCGTCTTCTGCATGGCCAGTTTTAACAACCCGAGTAACCTCCGCAGGCATATGATCACCCACAGTGCAGACGGACCGTCCttacaaatcaattga